The following is a genomic window from Gemmatimonadota bacterium.
GCCGCCGGAAGGGTCGCCGCTGATGCACTGGACGAAGGACATCGCGCTGCTCACCGAGCAGGAAGAGCGGGCCCGGCAGCTGGGCGGCCGCTACGGCGTCCAGGGCGTGCCCATCGAGCGCGACGCCATGCCCTCGAGCTACGCGGTGGCGGCGGTCATCAACGGCGAACCCGGTGGCATCCCGCGGCTCGTTCACGTGACGTTCGTGCGAGCCGCTTTCATGGTGCCGTTCGTGTGGGGCACCAGCAAGGTGCTCGACATCGCCCAGCTTCAGAAGGTGCGCGACATGCTGCTCTTCTCGCTCGGCATGAGCCTCTCGCAGAGCGTGGGGCTCCTCGCAGCCTACAAGATCAAGACCATGGCTGCGAACAGCACCATGCCGGAGAACGTCTGATGCAGAACCTCGGCTTCATCCTCCAGCTCTTCTCGGAGCTCGCGCGCATGGGCGCCCAGGCCGTCAGCGCGGCACGCGGAGACGAGCGCAAGGCGCTCGACCTCATCCGCGATCGCACCAACGAAATCACCGCGCTCGAGGCCGACAACGACCGGCTCGCGGAAGAGCGCATCCTCGGCAAGACCGCCGTGCACGAAGGTACCTGAACATGGCCCTGATCACCATCGGCACAAGCCTCATTGACGTCGCAGATGTCGCCCTCGTTGCGCCCCGCGGCGCCGAGTCCACCGTCTATCTGGCCGACAGCCAGCAGCTCGAGTCCGCGCTCTCGGCCGCCGCCCAGGCCGCAGCTGTGAACGGCACGGCCGCCGGCACTGTGCTCACCACCGTGGTGGTCAGCAGTAACTTCGGCAGCTGCTACATCAGTGGCCCCAACACCCAGCGGGTGGTGGAGCTCAGCGCGACGGGCACCACGTGGTACCTGCGTGGCGGCCCAGGGCCGGTGATTTGCCCCGCCACGGACCTGGCCGCTGCTGAGGTGCTCATCGATGCAACGGGGGGCGCCGAAGTCGTGGCGTTCACTTATAGCTACTCTGGCACGTACGCCCCCGAGCTTTCGTTTTCTGCCGCCGGCGGTGGCGTCTTCATCAACTACGACGTTGACCCCGGCAGCGCTGGCGTGTCGCGAGTTGGAAACGGAGCAGGCGCCCCAAGCGCTGGTGACACCGTTGTCGTTACTGGCGTCATCGCGTTCTCTGACATCGTCAACTCGGAAACGCTCGACATCCCCCTACCGTTCGAGATGGCCACCGACGGGGCCCACCCCGTCATCGACGCGACGACGCTCTTCACCGACGCGACCGCTACGTGCGTCATCACATCCCCAACCAATGCGCGCGTCACGTTCGGCGTCACGGGTGACGCCTTTGGGCGCATGCAGCTTCGCATCTCCTACCAGACCGCCAACGCCGTCGACCCGGAGTAATTACGCCCGCCTGCGCTCACATGTGGAAAGTAGAACAACATGACCATCGGCATCTCCCCCTACCCCGGTGCGCTCGGCACCGTGATCCCAACCACCCCGGCCCGCTTCGCGCCTGGTGGAGAGCGGCGCTACAACCTCAACGGCGGCCTCGGTGACGGCGTCATGGTGGCCATCTCCTCGGGGGTGGCCGTCGGCGGCATGGCGAGCTCCGCGCTCGGTGGCGCCATCATTGGCGGTCTCGCTTCGGCCAAGTGGTCGGGCGCCGGTACGGGGGCCCTCGTGAGCGGTGGCCTGGCCGGCTTCGCGGGCGGCCTCGGAGCGTCCGCCATGTCGGCCGAGACCGGTGAGTCGGCGCTCCCCGGGCTCCTCGTGGCCGGTGCCGGCGCGGGCCTCTTCGGCTGGGGCATCTGGCGCTGGAACAAGCTGCGCAAGGGAGGGCGTTGAGCCATGCGCCACCATCACGACTACGACGACATTTCGTGGAACGCGCATGATCGCACGGTGGCGTACCCGTACACAGCCAACGTCAGCATCAGTCGTGGTGTGCTCGTCGTAACTGGTGTGTCCGAGGCGACTACCGCTGCGGACGCCGTGCGCTTTGCGTGTGCCGACGCCAAGTCACGTTGGCGCGGCTTGCTGGTCATTCGTGGGCGCAAGGGCGCAGCCAGTCCGACCGGTGTGGTCGAGGTCTCGGCACGTGTCTTCAGCGATGCGCCCGCGAAGCGAGCTGGCAAACCGACCCGCACCATGTCGTGCAAGCTCATCATGCCCACGCACGGCAATCAGTCCTTCCCGACGACCGGCAGCTTCACGGCCGACCTCGTGAAGCCCCTCTACGACCTCGCGCTAGCGGTGCGTTGATGGCTGGTGGCCACCTCAACATTGGGCACAACCTCGTCGCGTTCACCTCGCGCAGCGGGGCGTATCCGGCTGGGCGCGGCAGCTCACGTACAAGCCTACGAGCTGCTGCTGAAGCGTTGGTCGAGAACATGCGCTGTGACGGAAATGGCCGCTGGGTGACCATCGAGTACACCCGCGCGCAGGGCACGCCCAGCCACACGACCATGACCGTCTGGATTGGGCACCCCACCACCGTGCGCGGCCTCGACACCGATGCAGCGCTCACCCTCTTCAAAGCGGGCCAGCGCATCTTGGAGCGGTGCTGATGCCGCACGCGGTGACCATCTCCCTTGGCGGCATCACGGCCACCTCGCGCGCCCTGCCACGCCTCGAGGAGGCCTGCGTGGACGCCGAGCAGCGGTGGACCGCGCTCTACAAGGCGCACCCCGCAGCGCTCGACAAGTCGAGCTACCCCTACATCGCCATCGAGGCCCGCGGCGGCTCGTACGGCGCGGCCTGGCACAAGCGCCACTACGACGAGGCCAGCAACGCCAGCGTCGTGCGCACGCTCCACGCGAACAGCCTGAGCCTGCACGAAGCGGCCGACATCTACAACCTCTCCTGGCGCATGTCGGTGAAGGTGCGGGGCCCGAAACGCGCCGTGCAGAACCCACGCAAGCGCAAGAACGTGGGCCTTCGTGGACGTCCGAGCCACTGGCGCGCCCCGAAGTGGGAGTCGGCGCGTGGCGGGGGGCACACGCACGAGCCTTCCGCGACGAAGACCACTCGCCGGGAGACCTCACGCGGTGTAGTGCTGGTCGAGCGCTGCGTGCGGTACCCGGCGCGAGGTTCTCCTGCACGGCATGGAGAATGTCTACGGGGAGTGGGTGGAGTGATGAGTTACCAAGCCGAGATCCAACATGGTGCGATAAGCGGCGCAGGACTGCGCAAGCCCAGCCTTCGCGCCGCGCTCGAAGACGCCTTCAACGCTTGGGTGCGCACCATCGGGCGGCACCCAAGCGAGTTCAAGCCGAACACCGTCAAGGATGTGCGGATTCGCGTCTGGAGCAGCGGGCACAGTGTCGAACTGCTCGCGATCGCGCACATTAGGCCAGGCGAGCGCAAGGTCACCATCACGGTGCCGGGCAAGATCGCCCCGCGCTCGACCTACGACATCACCAACGTGGCGTTGGCGGTGCAGGACTTCAAATACCAGCGCGATGGCAGTACGTTGGGCGGGCGTCGTTGATGCCGAAACCCGCCCCGCCCACGTTCGCGCCTGACGCCCGCCTCGCGGGGCTCATCGTGGCGCCGTCGCGCGGCTTCAAGGAGAACGTCTACCTCGAGCGCCCGGACCCGCCGACGTGCATCGTGATCCACACGACCGGCAGCGGGCCGCTGCGGCGCTTCGCCAACGCACGCGAGCGCACACGCTTCGGCTACGAGACGCCCTTCGATGCCGCGCTCCGCATCTACGGCTCGCTGATGAAGGAAGGTCCGCACTACGTGTACGGCGCCGCTGGCGAGCGCGCCCAGGTGTGCCCCGAGAGCCTCGCGGCGTGGCACGTGGGATCGCTCGGATCTGGCGTCTACAGCAAGCCCAACGGCGGCTGGGCGGACAAGGGCGGCCAGCACGACTGGTGGTTCGAGCGCTGGGGCGCTCTCGGCCTCACGAGCCCCTTCGAGCTGGCCGCCGGCACCGCGTGGGAGGCGCGCAACAGCAAGCCCTTCCGCATGGCGGTGCGCACCGGTTTCGCGAAGGCGAGCTGCAACGACAACGCGGTGGGCAAGGAGGTCGTGCCTGACATCCAGCGACCGCGCGGGCCCTGGTCGAACAAGTGCTGGGAGAGCCTCGCCGAGGGTGTGCTAGAGTGCGCTGGGCGGCTCAACATCCCGTTGTCCCCGCTCCACATCTTCACCCACTCGGACGGCCACCCCGTGGCGCGCTCGAGCAACGGCGCGGCCTGGGACACAGCGCCCGCTTGTTGGTCCTGGAAGCGATTCGCAGAAGTGGCAGGTATTCCGGCATGAGCAGTCACCGCATGATGGTCGTGAACCTACGGATGGGCTCCATCAACGTGGAGGGATCGGCCCCTGCCTCGTACGCGGGGCTCGATGCCGGCGCTGGGGCAGCGTGCCTGCAGGCCTTCGAGGCCTTCCGCAAGAAGCTCACCCCGCAAGTGCGCATGCGCAACCACAAGCGCGGCGAAATGGTCCAGGCTGAGGCCTACACCACCAGCCCGCAGGGGCGTGTCCAGATGTGCAAGCTGGAGTTCGATCCGCTGACCAAGCGCATCAACGG
Proteins encoded in this region:
- a CDS encoding N-acetylmuramoyl-L-alanine amidase, with the protein product MPKPAPPTFAPDARLAGLIVAPSRGFKENVYLERPDPPTCIVIHTTGSGPLRRFANARERTRFGYETPFDAALRIYGSLMKEGPHYVYGAAGERAQVCPESLAAWHVGSLGSGVYSKPNGGWADKGGQHDWWFERWGALGLTSPFELAAGTAWEARNSKPFRMAVRTGFAKASCNDNAVGKEVVPDIQRPRGPWSNKCWESLAEGVLECAGRLNIPLSPLHIFTHSDGHPVARSSNGAAWDTAPACWSWKRFAEVAGIPA